A window of Pirellula sp. SH-Sr6A contains these coding sequences:
- a CDS encoding ABC transporter permease subunit, with protein sequence MFRILVKKYIHESLLLWLACALVLLFFPWVRIWTVSQFELSGFASILEQFRSFEKFSPVPLEQFLTYQGMVGFTFDEPVLLLCILVWSISRGSDVVSGELNRGTMELLLAQPIERSRLFAAHATVTILGLVLLCILVYAGIYLGIMTNSTPVSTGGSMRIPFLNLDVGIPLSPKRQEWVPLRNFVDPFLYILPTLNLFSLGFMVLGISVLLSARDQYRWRAIGLTIGIYVSQLLLFILSKSTPSTHVLTPFSFLAAYQPDWSVQRIHRHRAAAWSLWSDGDASKIGLDYWMSCMEPPAFIAILLLLGTLAYAIAWRVFTRRDLPAPN encoded by the coding sequence ATGTTTCGCATTCTAGTCAAGAAGTATATCCACGAGTCGCTACTACTTTGGCTCGCGTGCGCGCTGGTTCTCCTGTTCTTTCCCTGGGTTCGCATTTGGACCGTCAGTCAATTTGAATTGAGCGGCTTTGCATCGATTCTCGAACAATTCCGCTCGTTCGAAAAGTTCTCACCCGTTCCGCTTGAACAGTTCCTCACGTACCAAGGAATGGTGGGATTTACCTTTGATGAACCAGTCTTGCTCCTCTGTATCCTCGTGTGGTCGATCTCCCGAGGTTCGGATGTGGTGAGTGGTGAATTGAACCGAGGAACGATGGAACTCTTACTGGCTCAGCCGATCGAACGAAGCCGACTGTTCGCGGCTCATGCGACCGTCACGATCTTAGGGCTCGTCCTTTTGTGCATTCTCGTGTACGCAGGGATCTACCTCGGAATTATGACCAATTCGACACCAGTCAGCACGGGAGGATCGATGCGAATCCCCTTTCTGAATCTGGATGTAGGTATTCCCCTATCCCCGAAGAGGCAGGAGTGGGTCCCCCTCCGAAATTTCGTGGATCCCTTCCTTTACATCCTTCCCACATTGAACTTGTTTTCATTAGGGTTCATGGTCCTCGGTATCAGCGTTCTCTTAAGTGCTCGCGATCAATATCGATGGCGTGCGATCGGACTGACGATTGGTATCTATGTCTCACAACTCCTGCTTTTTATCCTTTCAAAATCGACTCCTTCGACGCATGTTTTGACGCCGTTCAGTTTCCTCGCGGCATATCAACCTGATTGGAGCGTGCAAAGGATTCATCGCCACCGGGCGGCGGCATGGAGTTTGTGGAGCGACGGGGACGCGTCCAAAATCGGACTCGACTATTGGATGAGTTGCATGGAGCCTCCCGCATTCATCGCGATACTATTGCTCTTGGGGACTCTCGCGTATGCTATCGCTTGGAGAGTCTTTACCAGAAGGGATCTTCCGGCACCCAACTAA
- a CDS encoding PQQ-binding-like beta-propeller repeat protein, which yields MNADSNTSVGIDRSDAVSPQPIRSLRGWPAVVLIVLAVLVRFVPVWIEGASLPLLMLGFMGPAALSLALAIWWLFFSGASWREKGIGIGGLAAIIAMTSLTLDPSMRGISMFLWIIPVGMAAFAIPLVVASHYPRVRVWLGLLGALLGFGVWNAFRSEGVTGEFTVEFRPRWSIPAEQDYLQSRGEASNSPFAADPSNPNVPWPEFRGPHRDGSVSGVKLIEDWETNPPELVWKRAIGPGWSSFAVAENHLFTQEQVGDQEAVVCLNADTGNTVWAYSTPGRFAEEMGGIGPRATPTYHAQRIYAVGADGMVVCLKASDGKEVWRRELMQDASRKQPPWGFSSSPLIVNDVVVVHAGGPGDKGVFAYGQADGGIRWQVASGDHSYSSPQMATFDGTAGILMATNEGLQFLDPTSGATIWNHEWKIDTYRAVQTVVEGNSVFVAASMGNGIRRLNISREEGTWKVEPQWTSRDLKPDFNDMVAYEGTLYGFDATIFGAVSMDTGKRLWKKGRYGAGQVLLLADTGHLLVAAESGDLVLLKASREKLEEVARVPAIESKTWNHPVVVGDRVYVRNSQQAACYKLPVATNP from the coding sequence ATGAATGCAGACTCCAACACTTCGGTTGGCATTGACCGAAGTGACGCGGTTTCCCCTCAGCCAATTAGGAGTCTGCGAGGATGGCCGGCGGTCGTGCTCATCGTATTGGCCGTACTCGTCCGATTCGTGCCGGTTTGGATTGAGGGGGCCAGTTTACCCCTGCTGATGCTCGGTTTCATGGGACCGGCCGCGCTGAGCCTTGCCCTCGCCATTTGGTGGCTGTTTTTCAGCGGTGCAAGTTGGCGAGAGAAGGGAATTGGCATCGGAGGATTGGCTGCCATCATCGCGATGACCAGTTTGACCCTCGATCCGTCCATGCGTGGTATCAGCATGTTCCTTTGGATCATTCCTGTCGGCATGGCGGCATTCGCCATACCCTTGGTCGTGGCATCCCATTATCCGAGGGTCCGAGTTTGGCTGGGATTATTAGGCGCTCTGCTGGGCTTTGGTGTTTGGAACGCATTTCGTTCTGAAGGTGTAACAGGTGAGTTCACCGTCGAGTTTCGACCTCGATGGTCGATCCCTGCGGAACAAGACTACCTGCAATCCCGAGGAGAAGCATCGAATAGCCCTTTCGCAGCGGATCCATCGAATCCAAACGTTCCTTGGCCAGAGTTTCGAGGCCCCCACCGAGATGGAAGTGTTTCCGGGGTCAAACTCATCGAGGATTGGGAGACGAATCCACCTGAGTTGGTTTGGAAACGGGCGATAGGACCGGGTTGGTCTTCTTTTGCGGTGGCGGAAAACCATCTCTTTACACAAGAACAAGTAGGAGACCAGGAAGCGGTCGTCTGCTTGAATGCGGACACCGGTAACACGGTGTGGGCCTATTCCACCCCCGGTCGCTTCGCAGAGGAGATGGGCGGAATCGGCCCTCGCGCGACCCCCACCTATCACGCTCAGCGGATCTATGCCGTAGGGGCCGATGGAATGGTGGTTTGTTTGAAGGCGTCCGATGGCAAAGAAGTTTGGCGGCGCGAGTTGATGCAGGATGCGAGTCGCAAACAACCACCCTGGGGATTCTCCAGTTCCCCGCTGATCGTAAACGATGTCGTCGTGGTCCATGCAGGAGGCCCAGGTGACAAGGGTGTATTTGCTTACGGCCAAGCGGACGGCGGTATTCGCTGGCAGGTTGCTTCTGGTGATCACAGCTACAGTTCTCCTCAGATGGCTACCTTCGACGGAACAGCCGGTATTCTGATGGCAACGAACGAAGGTTTGCAGTTTCTGGATCCCACCTCTGGGGCAACGATTTGGAATCACGAATGGAAGATCGACACCTATCGCGCAGTTCAAACGGTGGTGGAGGGGAATTCTGTTTTCGTAGCCGCCAGTATGGGAAATGGGATACGCAGACTGAATATCTCCCGTGAAGAAGGAACATGGAAAGTCGAGCCCCAATGGACTTCACGCGACTTGAAGCCCGATTTCAACGACATGGTCGCTTACGAAGGAACTCTGTACGGATTCGATGCCACCATATTCGGAGCGGTGTCGATGGATACAGGGAAACGACTTTGGAAAAAGGGAAGGTATGGCGCCGGGCAAGTATTATTGCTTGCCGATACCGGTCATCTACTGGTCGCCGCCGAATCTGGAGACTTGGTTTTGCTGAAAGCCTCACGAGAAAAACTGGAGGAAGTTGCAAGAGTTCCTGCCATCGAATCGAAAACATGGAACCATCCCGTCGTGGTGGGAGACCGCGTCTACGTTCGAAATAGCCAGCAGGCTGCATGCTACAAACTGCCGGTTGCTACCAATCCGTAA
- a CDS encoding iron-containing alcohol dehydrogenase encodes MSNTHWHFGTSPSVRFGRGALAVLPACLKRLGLARLFMVTDSVVGSIGSVQSTLKELRDSGFSIELFEGGKPEPSVAVAEAACQAAMKSDMDAVIGIGGGSNLDIAKMVATWLRHGGSLRQYFGFGNIPGPILPLIAIPTTAGTGSEVSHSAVLTDEQAGVKVSTLSPYLRPCMAIIDPSLTDSCPPRVTAHSGIDALVHAIEALTNKPFTSFEGTGNAYEGSYPLTRLLALEAIGQIARFLVRAVDVPGDQAARDGMAYAAMLAGMAFSNSGVGLVHALEYPIGAITHCSHGEGNGLLLPHVMEFNQPMCAEALAQVGSLLLGQSDCSSEDAISAVEKLLTRIEIRTRLRDLGLQESDIPTVVTKTLQIERLLAVNARRPTAEDLERILRRAY; translated from the coding sequence ATGTCGAACACTCATTGGCATTTTGGTACCAGCCCCAGTGTTCGATTTGGTCGAGGTGCGTTGGCGGTGCTTCCTGCCTGCTTAAAACGATTAGGGCTCGCTCGACTTTTCATGGTGACAGACTCGGTGGTTGGGTCGATCGGATCTGTCCAAAGTACCTTGAAAGAACTTCGAGATTCCGGGTTTTCCATCGAGCTATTCGAGGGTGGGAAACCAGAGCCAAGCGTTGCCGTCGCCGAAGCGGCTTGCCAAGCTGCGATGAAATCCGACATGGATGCAGTAATCGGGATTGGAGGTGGGAGCAATTTGGACATCGCCAAGATGGTGGCGACTTGGCTACGTCACGGCGGTTCGCTAAGACAGTACTTCGGATTCGGGAACATTCCCGGCCCCATTCTTCCCCTCATCGCCATTCCAACAACAGCAGGAACGGGAAGCGAGGTTTCACATTCCGCGGTTCTCACCGACGAGCAGGCGGGAGTCAAGGTAAGTACATTGAGCCCTTACCTGCGTCCCTGCATGGCGATCATCGATCCATCGCTGACCGACTCTTGCCCTCCGCGCGTCACAGCCCATAGTGGCATCGATGCATTGGTGCACGCGATCGAAGCCCTCACCAACAAACCCTTCACTTCTTTCGAGGGGACCGGCAACGCTTACGAAGGAAGCTATCCGCTTACGCGATTGCTGGCCTTGGAAGCAATCGGTCAGATCGCCAGGTTCCTCGTGCGAGCTGTCGACGTTCCAGGGGATCAAGCAGCTCGAGACGGCATGGCTTATGCCGCGATGCTCGCCGGGATGGCGTTTTCCAACAGCGGCGTGGGGCTGGTGCATGCGCTGGAGTACCCCATCGGGGCGATCACCCATTGTTCACATGGCGAAGGGAACGGGCTTTTGCTGCCTCACGTGATGGAGTTCAATCAACCGATGTGCGCGGAAGCCTTGGCCCAAGTCGGGTCGCTTCTTCTGGGGCAGTCCGATTGTTCCAGCGAAGACGCGATCTCAGCAGTAGAAAAACTGTTGACTCGCATTGAAATTCGCACGCGATTGCGAGACTTGGGGCTTCAAGAATCCGACATTCCCACGGTCGTTACCAAGACACTGCAAATCGAGCGGCTCCTGGCGGTCAATGCTCGCCGTCCGACTGCAGAGGACTTGGAACGAATTCTCCGACGGGCGTATTAG
- a CDS encoding DUF1592 domain-containing protein: MLKFVGFSTIALSVLLFSNAWAPYSLGQSASAFPPEIAPIFQRYCSECHSNETDEGNLSFEAWGDTPEIDREKKLTQILRVLKLEEMPPEGSEKPSAQEMVMIQKWSQSVLDRVAEEKANDPGPIILRRLSNSEYTWTLRDLTGVPTLDPTKEFPVDNVAGEGFTNAGAAMVMSPALFNKYFDAAKSIAQRTVLLPDGIGFSESTSSNDWATERLNWIRQLYARYTDARGAEKVNLQGVQFETNQGGRNPFDRYLELLFQNENALATGSKSLQDVAKIGNGSERYLAVLAKQLGLTMADSRGDLVHRSELGEMALASPLVKGLRSQWALAKGKPSSADVSNWVGQWQQKLWKFSAVGHIGKLNGPKAWQEPVDPLTHRLSIRHKLNAQTDSLVIELHEAGDGRDGDYVQLASPRFIRSGESDLPLVDAIRLASEWKELASTMRGSVEQALAIAEGIDTAVTQEEIRNLAGKASLSESSLALWLELVGLFQSDAGKRDGSDEVLFTKSASNLSGHAFIGGWVGEDALSIVANSSDMEVRIPGVMTPKSIAMHPAPTRSIGAGWTASRSGKAKIDAVIQHAHPECGNGIAWLLEIKRRGARIGLASGNSAGGKPVPIGPFSNVPLLAGDEVRLWISPKDGNHSCDLTRVDFTIEQGEKRWNLSESLHAKLTESNPLADHSDTKWQFFHAPVQKWSSRLVPPGSLLSQWFLSADTSARSQIASKLQQLLKSEAPSEPISPADQQLLKLFSTSVQWGRDSDPETKSSPILLESSAGEMALTREGLSLADETWVKIPIPAFFREEWEFAAEATLDPHRGRDGSVQILVQNRSDASAFDRQRDRSSLIHEPVLVHPEGSKERVFRTAFEDFRNTFPIALCYPQIVPVDEVVTLTLYHREDRFLKELMLTDSEREELERLWTELHFVSQDALRSVDVFEQLWQYATQDADPSAFEPLREPILKRAAQFREELVRAEEKQLNGVLEFAAKAFRRALRAEETERLRGLYRTFREQGLLHDASIRGVVTRILVAPEFLYRLEVPAKSQSEPLRAEELATRLSYFLWSSAPDETLLGLAADGSLLREPILRQQVRRMLEDPRSSRMATSFFGQWLQIANVAELDEKSEKEFPEFLSIRGNLQAEANRLFEHLLMENRPPLELLTADYMFVDRDLAGYYGIPIDLVPASNSETEQKDGGLVRTSSPVTRLGNASQWNRGGLLTLGALLSKLSGASRTSPILRGTWVSEVLLGEPLPKPPKNVPQLPDSVPENLSERQLTELHVSAPGCSNCHRRIDPFGFALESYDAIGRYRTSDKAGHLVDTKTALPDGTVVSGVTELRDYLVRTRNNEFLLQFHRKLLGYALGREVMLSDKLFLESLAQRATTESSYGIGDAVEAIVMSRQFREIRSEEEVKP, translated from the coding sequence ATGTTGAAGTTTGTTGGGTTTTCTACCATCGCATTGTCCGTCCTGCTCTTCTCGAACGCGTGGGCTCCCTATTCCCTCGGGCAGTCGGCCAGCGCGTTCCCTCCTGAAATCGCTCCCATCTTTCAGCGTTATTGCTCCGAGTGCCATTCCAATGAGACCGATGAAGGGAACTTGAGCTTCGAGGCCTGGGGCGACACACCCGAAATCGATCGCGAGAAAAAGCTCACGCAGATTCTTCGCGTGCTGAAGCTCGAAGAAATGCCCCCCGAAGGCTCCGAGAAGCCTTCGGCGCAGGAAATGGTCATGATCCAAAAATGGAGTCAATCGGTATTGGATCGCGTTGCAGAGGAGAAGGCCAATGACCCCGGCCCCATCATCCTTCGACGCCTCAGCAATAGTGAATACACTTGGACGCTGAGAGATCTTACAGGTGTTCCCACACTCGACCCGACCAAGGAGTTTCCGGTCGACAACGTCGCGGGAGAGGGCTTTACCAATGCTGGGGCCGCGATGGTAATGAGCCCAGCATTGTTCAACAAGTACTTCGACGCAGCCAAGTCGATCGCGCAACGGACGGTCCTGCTGCCCGACGGAATCGGTTTTTCAGAAAGCACATCGTCCAACGATTGGGCTACGGAGCGGTTGAACTGGATCCGCCAGCTTTACGCGCGTTACACCGACGCTCGAGGTGCCGAGAAGGTGAACTTGCAGGGAGTTCAATTTGAAACGAATCAAGGAGGACGCAATCCGTTCGATCGCTATCTCGAATTGCTTTTTCAGAATGAGAATGCACTCGCAACCGGTTCGAAATCGCTTCAGGATGTCGCGAAGATCGGGAACGGGAGCGAGCGTTACCTCGCTGTTTTAGCAAAGCAATTGGGCCTGACGATGGCGGACTCGCGAGGAGATTTGGTTCATCGTTCGGAGTTGGGCGAGATGGCTTTGGCTTCACCGTTGGTGAAAGGGCTGCGATCGCAATGGGCTCTTGCGAAGGGAAAGCCGTCGAGCGCAGACGTTTCGAATTGGGTGGGACAATGGCAACAGAAGCTATGGAAATTCAGCGCCGTCGGGCATATCGGCAAACTCAATGGCCCGAAAGCTTGGCAGGAACCAGTCGATCCGTTGACCCACCGGCTTTCCATCCGGCACAAGCTGAATGCACAGACCGATTCCCTCGTGATCGAACTGCACGAAGCGGGGGATGGTCGAGATGGTGACTATGTTCAGCTGGCATCCCCTCGGTTTATCCGATCAGGAGAGTCGGACCTCCCTCTCGTCGATGCGATTCGTTTGGCGAGCGAATGGAAGGAACTTGCCTCGACCATGAGAGGATCGGTGGAGCAGGCGCTCGCCATCGCAGAGGGAATCGACACTGCGGTCACCCAGGAAGAGATCCGAAACCTAGCAGGAAAAGCGTCTCTTTCTGAGTCGTCCTTAGCGCTATGGCTGGAGTTGGTCGGACTATTTCAATCGGACGCTGGCAAACGGGACGGGAGCGACGAAGTCCTTTTTACCAAGTCAGCTTCTAATCTTTCCGGCCACGCATTTATTGGAGGATGGGTCGGAGAAGACGCATTGAGTATTGTTGCCAATTCCTCCGACATGGAGGTAAGAATTCCAGGAGTTATGACTCCTAAGAGCATCGCGATGCACCCGGCACCGACGCGCAGTATCGGGGCTGGATGGACCGCGTCTCGAAGTGGTAAGGCGAAGATCGATGCTGTGATTCAGCACGCTCATCCCGAGTGCGGGAACGGGATCGCGTGGCTTTTGGAAATCAAGCGCCGCGGTGCACGGATTGGTTTAGCAAGTGGAAACTCCGCCGGTGGCAAGCCCGTCCCTATTGGGCCGTTCTCAAACGTGCCCCTTCTCGCAGGGGACGAGGTCCGTCTCTGGATCAGTCCAAAGGATGGAAACCACTCCTGCGACCTTACGAGAGTCGATTTCACGATTGAGCAAGGTGAAAAGCGGTGGAACCTATCCGAGTCGCTCCATGCGAAGCTGACCGAATCCAACCCTTTAGCGGATCACAGTGATACGAAGTGGCAATTCTTCCACGCTCCGGTTCAAAAGTGGAGTTCCCGACTGGTACCTCCGGGGAGCCTGCTGAGTCAATGGTTTCTCAGCGCGGACACTTCTGCAAGGTCGCAAATCGCTTCAAAACTGCAACAGCTTCTCAAGTCGGAGGCTCCGTCCGAGCCGATTTCCCCGGCCGACCAGCAACTGCTAAAGCTCTTCTCGACGTCGGTCCAATGGGGGCGTGACTCGGACCCAGAAACCAAATCCTCACCCATCCTGCTCGAGTCTTCAGCGGGCGAAATGGCTTTGACCCGCGAAGGTCTTTCGCTCGCGGATGAGACCTGGGTGAAGATACCCATTCCAGCCTTTTTTCGAGAGGAGTGGGAGTTCGCAGCGGAAGCAACTCTGGACCCTCACAGGGGGCGCGACGGATCGGTGCAGATTCTTGTTCAGAATCGATCCGATGCCTCCGCATTCGATCGCCAACGCGACCGATCAAGCTTGATTCATGAACCGGTGTTGGTTCACCCAGAAGGATCGAAAGAAAGAGTATTTCGCACAGCATTCGAAGACTTTCGCAACACGTTCCCCATTGCACTTTGCTATCCGCAAATCGTTCCGGTCGACGAAGTCGTGACGCTTACTCTTTACCATCGGGAAGATCGATTCCTCAAGGAGCTCATGCTCACGGATTCGGAACGCGAGGAATTAGAACGACTGTGGACGGAGCTGCATTTTGTTAGCCAGGATGCACTTCGGAGCGTCGATGTGTTCGAGCAGTTATGGCAATATGCTACCCAAGACGCCGACCCCTCTGCGTTCGAGCCGCTGCGAGAACCGATTCTCAAGAGAGCAGCTCAGTTTCGAGAGGAATTGGTGCGCGCTGAAGAGAAACAATTGAACGGCGTGTTGGAATTTGCTGCGAAGGCATTTCGTCGCGCGTTGCGGGCCGAAGAAACCGAAAGGTTACGAGGGTTGTATCGCACATTTCGCGAGCAAGGACTATTGCACGATGCTTCCATTCGCGGGGTGGTGACCCGCATCTTGGTCGCACCCGAATTTCTTTATCGGCTAGAGGTTCCTGCCAAGTCGCAATCGGAGCCCCTTCGAGCCGAGGAATTGGCGACACGCTTGAGTTATTTCCTCTGGTCCTCCGCACCGGACGAAACGTTACTTGGGTTGGCGGCAGATGGCTCATTGCTTCGGGAGCCAATCCTTCGTCAACAGGTTCGTCGCATGCTGGAGGATCCCAGATCCTCTCGCATGGCAACTTCCTTTTTCGGTCAATGGCTTCAAATTGCAAATGTCGCTGAGCTCGACGAAAAGAGTGAAAAGGAGTTTCCTGAATTCCTTAGCATCCGGGGAAATCTGCAGGCGGAAGCCAATCGACTGTTCGAGCATCTACTGATGGAAAACCGACCGCCCCTCGAGCTTTTGACCGCAGATTACATGTTCGTCGATCGTGATTTGGCCGGCTACTACGGCATTCCGATCGATTTGGTTCCTGCTTCGAATTCCGAAACCGAACAAAAGGACGGAGGCCTTGTTCGAACCAGCTCACCGGTGACCCGATTGGGTAATGCCTCGCAGTGGAATCGCGGTGGGTTGCTGACTTTGGGAGCGCTGCTGTCAAAGTTGTCTGGAGCATCGAGGACGAGTCCGATTCTGCGAGGAACTTGGGTGAGCGAAGTCTTGTTGGGTGAACCCCTTCCCAAGCCACCGAAGAATGTCCCGCAGTTGCCCGACTCGGTACCTGAGAATTTGAGCGAACGTCAACTAACAGAATTACATGTGAGTGCACCTGGGTGCAGCAACTGCCATCGTCGTATCGACCCATTCGGGTTCGCACTGGAGTCTTACGATGCGATAGGACGATATCGCACTTCCGACAAGGCAGGTCATTTGGTGGACACCAAAACGGCGTTGCCCGATGGTACGGTTGTGTCAGGTGTTACCGAACTGAGAGACTATTTGGTTCGGACGAGGAATAACGAGTTCTTATTGCAGTTTCATCGCAAACTGTTGGGGTATGCGTTGGGTCGCGAGGTAATGTTGTCAGACAAACTTTTTTTGGAGTCGCTTGCACAAAGAGCTACAACCGAATCTAGCTACGGAATCGGGGATGCTGTCGAAGCGATTGTGATGAGCCGGCAGTTTCGTGAAATTCGGTCAGAGGAAGAGGTAAAGCCATGA
- a CDS encoding DUF1552 domain-containing protein yields the protein MTCSWNTQRRWDRRTILRGIGVSMALPWMESIPVWGQATAATASNSKPPVRFAALFAGNGFHSKEWWAEGDGASMKVGRVLKSLEPLRDQMLFIRGLYNQEALKGNIHSSQTGNLLSGAPLASGGEIRSGTSVDQWIAQTYGRNTKVPSLVLGCEKSNPSVHKNYSMLYSSHISWSSPTTPTPLEIYPALAFDRLFKEEVHQQDQSVLDAVLGDAADLRRHVSQSDRRKLDEYLDSVRDVEDRIAQAGKRGELQGWRPTMEKPDRERPADGIPQDISEHMRLMCDILLLGFQTDTTRVTTLKLNNDHSSLRFPHLGVDYMIHHLLSHSDTEDWLKVNQFFVEQLAYIATRMQTIQEGDGTLLDNSMLLFCSSMMNGGHDASQLPVVMLGKGGGRLETGKVLDYRDAPNRQMCRLFLSVLDKFDLHPEQFGDASEPLPSV from the coding sequence ATGACATGCAGTTGGAACACACAGCGCCGATGGGATCGTCGAACCATTCTTCGTGGAATTGGCGTGTCGATGGCGTTGCCTTGGATGGAGTCCATTCCGGTATGGGGACAAGCCACGGCGGCGACGGCTTCGAATTCGAAACCTCCCGTTCGCTTTGCTGCCCTTTTCGCAGGCAATGGATTTCATAGCAAAGAGTGGTGGGCAGAGGGAGATGGAGCGTCGATGAAAGTAGGGCGCGTCCTGAAATCGCTTGAGCCCCTCCGCGATCAGATGTTGTTTATTCGAGGGCTATACAATCAAGAGGCCTTGAAAGGAAACATCCACTCGTCGCAAACCGGCAATCTCCTTTCGGGTGCACCGCTGGCATCGGGAGGAGAGATTCGTTCCGGGACCAGCGTCGATCAATGGATCGCACAGACGTATGGACGTAACACAAAAGTACCGAGCTTGGTGCTGGGCTGTGAAAAGTCGAATCCTTCGGTTCACAAGAACTATTCGATGCTCTATAGCTCGCACATTTCATGGTCCTCGCCGACCACGCCGACTCCGTTAGAGATCTATCCCGCATTGGCGTTTGACCGGCTCTTTAAAGAGGAAGTTCACCAGCAGGATCAAAGTGTGCTCGATGCTGTTCTTGGGGATGCCGCCGATTTACGCCGTCATGTAAGCCAATCGGATCGGCGAAAATTGGACGAGTATTTGGATTCGGTCCGCGATGTCGAAGATCGGATCGCGCAAGCTGGAAAACGAGGAGAGCTGCAAGGCTGGCGTCCGACGATGGAGAAGCCGGACCGCGAGCGTCCCGCCGATGGAATCCCACAGGACATTAGCGAGCACATGCGATTGATGTGCGACATCCTGCTTTTGGGTTTCCAAACCGATACGACCAGAGTGACGACGTTGAAGCTGAACAACGATCACTCCTCCCTTCGCTTCCCCCACTTGGGGGTCGACTACATGATCCATCACCTGCTTTCCCATTCGGACACGGAGGATTGGCTGAAGGTCAATCAGTTTTTCGTCGAACAGCTCGCGTACATTGCGACGCGGATGCAGACGATCCAAGAGGGGGACGGTACGCTGCTGGACAATTCCATGCTTTTGTTCTGCTCCAGCATGATGAATGGAGGGCATGATGCCAGCCAACTTCCGGTCGTTATGCTCGGAAAGGGGGGCGGTCGCTTAGAAACGGGCAAGGTATTGGATTATCGGGACGCCCCAAATCGCCAAATGTGCCGATTGTTCCTATCCGTTCTTGACAAGTTCGATCTCCATCCTGAACAATTTGGCGACGCTTCGGAGCCACTTCCGTCGGTTTGA
- the bcp gene encoding thioredoxin-dependent thiol peroxidase produces MSDWIEAGNKAPTFTAVTDTGKKVKLSDYKGKVVVLYFYPKDDTPGCTKEACAFRDASDALQKRGAVVLGVSPDDDKSHAKFRDKFSLNFPLLADPDHSIAEAYGAWREKNMYGKKSMGVQRSTYLIDSDGKVAKVWKRVSVDGHDAAVLEAIDELASR; encoded by the coding sequence ATGAGCGACTGGATCGAAGCAGGAAACAAAGCGCCGACTTTTACAGCTGTGACCGATACGGGTAAGAAAGTGAAGCTGAGCGATTACAAGGGGAAGGTCGTCGTTCTTTATTTCTATCCGAAAGATGACACCCCTGGCTGCACCAAGGAAGCATGCGCCTTTCGCGACGCCAGCGATGCTTTGCAAAAACGAGGTGCCGTCGTGTTGGGGGTAAGTCCGGACGACGACAAGTCGCATGCGAAGTTCCGCGACAAGTTCAGTTTAAACTTCCCATTGCTCGCAGACCCGGACCATTCCATTGCCGAAGCCTACGGAGCTTGGCGGGAAAAGAACATGTACGGAAAGAAGAGTATGGGAGTCCAGCGCAGCACCTATCTGATCGACAGCGACGGCAAGGTAGCGAAGGTCTGGAAACGAGTAAGCGTTGATGGACATGACGCGGCGGTCCTCGAGGCGATCGACGAACTCGCGTCTCGCTAG